A window of Ignavibacterium sp. contains these coding sequences:
- a CDS encoding rod shape-determining protein, with amino-acid sequence MGIFDFFSNDIAIDLGTANTLIYVKGKGIVLNEPSIVAFDKNTKRIIALGNKAKEMQGREHKEIKVTRPMRDGVIADFEIAEGMIRAFIKKVRGSGAMGSRRVVVAVPSGVTEVEKRAVRDSAEHAGAKEVHLIAEPMAAAIGIGIDVEAPVGNMIIDIGGGTTEIAVIALSGIVNEESIRIAGDEMNYAIMQFFKKNHNILIGERTAEAIKCEVGSAVPLKEEITIQVKGRDLVGGVPKTTEVSSVEIREALNEAVVQIVDAVRQTLERTPPELSADILDRGVMLTGGGALLKGLDERIRMETNLPVHVAEDPLTAVARGAGKVIENMNQYSKVLIRNRRY; translated from the coding sequence ATGGGAATATTTGATTTTTTTTCAAATGATATAGCAATTGATTTAGGAACTGCCAATACTCTTATCTATGTAAAGGGTAAAGGAATTGTTTTAAACGAACCATCAATCGTTGCATTTGATAAAAACACAAAACGAATTATAGCTCTTGGCAATAAAGCCAAGGAAATGCAGGGAAGAGAACACAAAGAAATTAAAGTTACAAGACCGATGCGTGATGGAGTAATTGCCGATTTTGAAATTGCTGAAGGAATGATAAGAGCTTTTATAAAGAAGGTTCGTGGCTCCGGAGCTATGGGAAGCAGAAGAGTCGTTGTTGCTGTGCCAAGCGGTGTTACTGAAGTTGAAAAAAGAGCTGTAAGAGATTCAGCCGAGCACGCTGGTGCAAAAGAAGTTCATCTGATTGCTGAACCAATGGCTGCTGCAATTGGAATTGGAATAGATGTCGAAGCTCCTGTTGGAAATATGATTATTGATATTGGTGGTGGCACAACTGAAATTGCGGTTATTGCATTATCAGGAATTGTTAATGAAGAATCAATAAGAATTGCTGGCGATGAAATGAATTACGCAATTATGCAGTTCTTCAAAAAAAATCACAACATATTGATTGGAGAAAGAACTGCCGAAGCGATTAAATGCGAAGTTGGTTCTGCAGTTCCGTTAAAAGAAGAAATTACAATTCAGGTTAAAGGTAGAGACCTTGTCGGAGGAGTTCCTAAAACCACTGAAGTCAGTTCAGTAGAAATCCGTGAAGCACTTAACGAAGCAGTTGTTCAAATTGTTGATGCTGTAAGACAAACATTAGAAAGAACTCCACCCGAACTTTCTGCTGATATTCTTGACCGGGGAGTAATGCTCACAGGCGGTGGAGCATTGTTAAAAGGACTTGATGAAAGAATCAGAATGGAAACTAATCTTCCTGTGCATGTTGCAGAAGATCCTCTTACAGCCGTTGCCCGAGGTGCAGGTAAAGTTATTGAAAATATGAATCAGTATTCGAAAGTTCTTATTCGCAACAGAAGATATTAA
- the purH gene encoding bifunctional phosphoribosylaminoimidazolecarboxamide formyltransferase/IMP cyclohydrolase, whose translation MKKFALISVSDKTGIVDFAKSLLKFDYEILATGNTAKLLTQNSVPVTEVSDLTGFPEIFEGRVKTLHPKVFGGILFRRDNPEDKNQANENSILPIDIVCVNLYPFVQTIKKENVSLDDVIENIDIGGPSLVRAAAKNYKYVSILTSPEQYKNFISELEKGNISDKTKEQLAVAAFSYTSNYDTHIANYLEQRFDLEKSHIRINEKLNRKLRYGENPHQSAKVFGNFDEYFEVFHGKEISYNNILDLVAAVELCEELGDNACAIIKHNNAAGAAIGAFPLDAYLKALKCDPVSAFGGIVAFNDEVDEKTAEKLNEIFLEIICAPSFSDEALAILKKKKDRRLVRKLKKINEPGLSARSIPGGILVQDKDLVTLNKDELQIVTNRKPTEKELEDLTFAWIVAKHTKSNAIVFAKDKATLGVGAGQMSRLDSAKIAYMKAKEHGLDLTNSVAASDAFFPFADGLLEIIKCGATAVIQPGGSVRDQEVIEAANQNNITMVFTGIRHFKH comes from the coding sequence TTGAAAAAGTTTGCTCTTATAAGTGTTTCGGACAAAACAGGAATCGTTGATTTCGCAAAATCACTTCTAAAGTTTGATTATGAAATTTTAGCAACCGGAAATACTGCCAAACTATTAACTCAAAACTCTGTCCCTGTTACAGAAGTAAGTGATTTAACAGGTTTCCCGGAGATTTTTGAAGGCAGAGTTAAAACACTTCATCCGAAAGTTTTTGGAGGAATTCTTTTCAGAAGAGACAATCCTGAGGATAAAAATCAGGCGAATGAAAATTCAATACTTCCGATTGATATCGTATGCGTGAATCTTTATCCTTTCGTACAGACCATTAAAAAAGAAAATGTTTCTCTCGATGATGTTATTGAAAATATTGATATCGGTGGACCTAGCTTAGTTCGTGCCGCTGCTAAGAATTACAAATATGTTTCGATTCTTACAAGTCCAGAACAATATAAAAATTTCATTTCTGAACTTGAAAAAGGAAACATTTCTGATAAAACCAAAGAGCAGCTTGCCGTTGCGGCGTTTTCATACACGTCAAATTATGACACTCATATAGCAAATTATCTTGAGCAAAGATTTGATTTGGAGAAATCTCATATAAGAATAAATGAAAAACTAAACCGAAAATTACGTTACGGTGAAAATCCTCATCAGTCAGCAAAAGTATTTGGAAATTTTGATGAGTACTTTGAAGTTTTTCATGGGAAAGAAATTTCGTACAATAATATTTTAGATTTGGTTGCTGCAGTAGAACTCTGTGAAGAACTTGGTGATAATGCTTGCGCGATAATCAAACATAATAATGCTGCCGGAGCCGCTATTGGTGCATTTCCGCTTGATGCTTATCTGAAAGCATTAAAATGTGACCCTGTTTCTGCCTTTGGTGGAATAGTCGCGTTTAATGATGAAGTTGATGAGAAGACAGCAGAAAAGTTAAATGAAATTTTTCTTGAAATAATTTGTGCACCTTCATTTAGTGATGAAGCATTAGCTATTCTTAAAAAGAAAAAAGACAGAAGACTTGTAAGAAAGTTGAAAAAAATAAATGAGCCGGGATTATCTGCGAGAAGTATTCCGGGAGGTATTCTTGTTCAGGATAAAGATTTGGTCACTTTGAATAAAGATGAGCTCCAAATTGTAACCAACAGGAAACCAACTGAAAAAGAACTTGAAGATTTGACTTTTGCATGGATTGTTGCTAAACATACAAAGTCAAATGCAATTGTTTTTGCAAAAGATAAAGCTACGCTTGGAGTTGGCGCGGGACAAATGTCCAGACTTGATTCAGCTAAAATTGCTTATATGAAAGCTAAAGAACACGGACTTGATTTGACAAACTCGGTTGCTGCATCAGATGCATTTTTTCCATTTGCTGATGGGTTGCTTGAAATTATAAAATGTGGAGCAACTGCAGTTATTCAACCAGGTGGCTCTGTAAGAGATCAGGAAGTTATTGAGGCTGCAAATCAAAATAATATTACAATGGTATTTACTGGTATCAGACACTTTAAACACTAA
- the purN gene encoding phosphoribosylglycinamide formyltransferase: MLRVAVFVSGRGSNLKAILTHTDLANLIKVIAVFSDKSDCAAFEIAKSFGIETKVIGKGENKIDTADLLSVLKSYNLDLIVLAGYLKLIPLDVVKHFENRIINIHPALLPSFGGKGMYGMNVHNAVFNSSAKVSGATVHFVDPEYDRGKIIAQRCVDISDVKSPEEIAERVLKIEHQLLPEVIKAFAENKIKIEDNRVVIKS, translated from the coding sequence GTGCTAAGAGTAGCTGTTTTTGTTTCCGGCAGAGGTTCGAATCTCAAAGCAATTTTAACTCACACTGATTTAGCAAACCTAATTAAAGTTATTGCAGTTTTCAGTGATAAATCAGATTGTGCAGCTTTTGAGATTGCTAAAAGTTTTGGAATAGAAACGAAAGTAATTGGAAAAGGTGAAAATAAAATTGACACTGCTGATTTATTGAGTGTGCTTAAGAGTTATAATTTGGATTTGATTGTTTTAGCCGGTTACCTGAAACTGATACCATTGGATGTAGTTAAACATTTTGAAAATCGTATTATCAATATCCATCCGGCACTCCTTCCATCTTTTGGTGGAAAAGGAATGTATGGAATGAATGTTCATAATGCTGTATTTAATTCTTCTGCAAAGGTTAGCGGAGCAACTGTTCATTTTGTTGATCCTGAATATGACAGAGGAAAAATAATTGCTCAAAGATGTGTTGATATTTCAGATGTTAAGTCGCCTGAAGAAATTGCTGAACGAGTTTTGAAAATTGAACATCAATTATTGCCCGAAGTAATAAAAGCTTTTGCGGAAAATAAAATTAAAATTGAAGATAACAGAGTAGTAATTAAATCTTAG
- a CDS encoding CTP synthase, producing the protein MSPRKKVKFIFVTGGVVSSLGKGITASSLGLLLKQRGFRVTIQKFDPYINVDPGTMSPFQHGEVYVTDDGAETDLDLGHYERFLDVNMTRANNTTTGQVYNEVITKERRGDFLGATVQVIPHITDEIKQRMLKLSELGEYDVIITEIGGTVGDIESLPFIEAMRQLMLQFGRANTMSIHVTLVPYIASAGEVKTKPTQHSVKNLLELGIQPDVLICRSEKKLSRDIREKIALFCNINSNAVISAYDCSSIYEVPLVLYKEKFDQIVMNRLHLPDRKIKLEEWENFVESIKNPDEKVEIALVGKYTEHLDAYKSIMESFVHAGAENNCKVVVKPISAEQVEAEEPEKLFSNVSGILVPGGFGERGIEGKIKAVQYARENKIPFFGICLGLQCAVIEFARNVCGIKNAHSSEFKNTKYAVIDLMPEQKNIKNMGATMRLGAYPCVVKEKTNAFEAYKTAYISERHRHRYEVNNKFRSVLTEHGMILSGLSPDKELVEIIELPNHPWFLACQFHPELKSRATNAHPLFREFVKASLNFSKAKENGQ; encoded by the coding sequence ATGTCACCACGAAAAAAAGTTAAATTTATCTTTGTAACAGGCGGAGTTGTTTCCTCATTAGGAAAAGGAATTACTGCCTCTTCACTCGGACTTCTTCTTAAACAACGCGGATTCAGAGTTACAATTCAAAAGTTTGATCCTTACATCAATGTTGATCCAGGAACTATGAGTCCATTTCAGCATGGCGAAGTTTATGTGACTGATGACGGCGCTGAGACAGATCTGGATTTAGGACATTATGAACGTTTTCTCGATGTGAATATGACCCGAGCTAATAACACAACTACCGGTCAGGTTTACAATGAAGTTATCACCAAAGAAAGAAGAGGAGATTTTCTTGGGGCAACAGTTCAGGTAATTCCTCATATAACTGATGAAATTAAACAGAGAATGCTGAAGCTTAGTGAACTTGGTGAATATGATGTGATTATAACTGAAATTGGTGGAACAGTTGGTGATATTGAATCTCTTCCTTTTATTGAGGCAATGCGTCAGTTAATGTTGCAGTTTGGAAGAGCAAACACAATGAGTATTCATGTTACTCTTGTTCCTTACATTGCATCTGCGGGCGAAGTAAAAACCAAACCAACACAGCACAGTGTAAAAAATCTTCTCGAACTCGGGATACAACCTGATGTTTTGATTTGCAGGTCGGAGAAAAAACTTTCAAGAGACATTAGAGAAAAGATTGCTCTTTTCTGCAATATAAATTCCAATGCTGTTATCTCTGCTTATGACTGTTCTTCAATTTATGAAGTTCCTTTGGTTTTATATAAAGAAAAGTTTGATCAGATTGTAATGAACAGACTGCATTTGCCGGATAGAAAAATAAAACTCGAGGAATGGGAGAATTTTGTCGAGAGTATAAAAAATCCTGATGAAAAAGTTGAAATTGCTTTGGTAGGAAAATACACAGAGCATCTTGATGCATACAAAAGTATTATGGAATCTTTTGTTCATGCTGGTGCTGAAAATAATTGTAAAGTAGTTGTAAAACCAATCAGTGCTGAGCAAGTTGAAGCAGAAGAACCGGAAAAATTATTTTCAAATGTAAGTGGAATCCTGGTGCCAGGTGGATTTGGTGAAAGAGGAATTGAAGGGAAAATAAAAGCAGTTCAATATGCACGAGAAAATAAAATTCCTTTCTTCGGAATTTGTCTTGGTTTACAATGTGCTGTAATCGAATTTGCAAGAAATGTGTGTGGAATCAAGAATGCTCACAGTTCTGAATTTAAGAATACAAAATATGCTGTTATTGATTTGATGCCTGAACAAAAGAATATTAAAAATATGGGCGCAACAATGCGGCTTGGTGCTTATCCTTGTGTTGTTAAAGAAAAAACAAATGCATTTGAAGCATATAAAACAGCATACATTTCGGAGCGCCACCGACATCGTTATGAGGTAAATAATAAATTCAGATCTGTGCTTACTGAACATGGAATGATATTAAGTGGTTTATCTCCGGATAAAGAATTAGTCGAGATAATAGAATTACCAAATCATCCCTGGTTCCTTGCTTGTCAATTTCATCCTGAACTTAAATCAAGAGCAACAAATGCTCATCCGCTATTCAGAGAATTTGTTAAAGCTTCATTGAATTTCTCTAAAGCTAAAGAGAACGGACAATAA
- a CDS encoding PP2C family protein-serine/threonine phosphatase: MSLSNIKIIILIISVFIVSLLTINYLTPDYHPDGGLKLKLSKDEISEIGNKIVKSYRPELKDEKRNLSLESNPAILRWLRSTNRIDSANRKIREQNLSYFWLLKVLSVNDTNLLITSDKNQNIETSTVLELKISQEGKLIAISEVFNETKITNYFSEDSAKSFLERQISSLADYISFTNDSQKINFGSYLFTLDKIELIQKLNRKDYNFVWKGYDDSGQLIYLKASIIGDKLKSFELILPVPDEYSNSDPDIYEIVTTIFLLLFVLIMVIVIGLKRIKAYEIGYKNAIIFAFIYTFFFALAQILELSFDFHWNIMLGIIIAGIFIFLSAVALWAVGETYLREIWNEKFSSFDLIRHKYLNHSIIGRTLSVSVAAGLFLTAIYLILIKFESNYFYLNFTSKNFQTVKHINSDYPLFYLFSSSISSNLLLIIPLLFFISGSVVRYFNERIGFISVNSILFALLIYLFIEPIYASLIVSFAIGIILSILFYEFDLLTTSISFILFNFFLRAADFSFIGNESFTHYWTLTILLSAISIIIGFVFILTKDKSVDVNSLAPKFLENITERQRMKKELEVARIVQMSFLPKKDPVLNGVQIASVCIPAFEVGGDYYDFIKLSENKIGIIIGDVSGKGTQAAFYMTLAKGFIKAIAKESDSPADILSKMNELFYENVERGRFISMIYAILDLEKRVIKIARAGHNPVLINHNSGKINLITPKGLALGLEKGIIFRQVISEEIIQLEKGNTFVFYTDGFTEAINSKGEEFGLDRIQKILEQYSYESAEKIREILLAEVKKFIGKTHQYDDMTMVIVKVNS, from the coding sequence ATGTCGCTCAGCAATATAAAAATTATAATTCTTATAATATCAGTATTCATAGTTTCACTTCTGACAATAAATTATCTGACACCAGATTACCATCCTGATGGCGGATTGAAGTTAAAGTTAAGTAAAGATGAAATTTCTGAAATTGGTAATAAAATAGTTAAATCTTACAGACCTGAACTGAAGGATGAAAAACGAAATCTATCACTTGAATCTAATCCCGCAATTTTAAGATGGCTAAGAAGTACAAACAGAATTGATTCTGCCAACAGAAAAATAAGAGAGCAAAACTTATCTTATTTCTGGCTATTAAAAGTTTTATCGGTTAATGATACTAATCTCCTTATCACTTCGGATAAAAATCAAAATATTGAAACCAGCACAGTGCTTGAATTAAAAATTTCTCAGGAAGGTAAATTAATTGCTATCTCCGAAGTCTTTAATGAAACAAAGATTACAAATTATTTCAGTGAAGATTCTGCAAAATCATTTCTTGAAAGACAAATATCATCACTTGCTGATTACATCTCATTCACAAATGATTCACAAAAAATAAATTTCGGGTCTTACTTATTTACGCTGGACAAAATAGAGTTAATCCAAAAGCTTAACAGAAAAGATTACAATTTTGTATGGAAAGGTTACGATGATTCCGGTCAGTTAATTTATCTGAAGGCAAGTATTATTGGCGATAAATTAAAATCGTTTGAATTAATACTTCCTGTGCCAGATGAATACTCAAATTCTGACCCTGATATTTATGAAATAGTGACAACCATATTTTTGTTATTATTTGTACTGATAATGGTCATTGTCATTGGACTGAAAAGAATTAAAGCTTATGAGATTGGTTATAAAAATGCAATCATATTCGCATTTATCTACACATTCTTTTTTGCGCTTGCTCAAATTCTTGAATTAAGCTTTGATTTCCACTGGAATATTATGCTTGGGATTATCATAGCAGGAATTTTTATTTTTCTCTCAGCAGTTGCTCTCTGGGCAGTTGGAGAAACCTATTTAAGAGAAATCTGGAACGAAAAGTTTTCTTCCTTTGATTTAATCCGGCACAAATATTTAAATCATAGCATAATTGGGAGAACACTATCAGTGTCAGTTGCTGCAGGATTATTTTTAACAGCGATTTATCTGATACTAATTAAATTTGAATCAAATTACTTCTATCTGAACTTTACTTCAAAGAATTTTCAAACCGTAAAACATATTAATTCTGATTATCCTTTATTCTATTTATTCTCAAGCAGTATTAGTTCAAATCTTTTACTGATTATTCCACTACTGTTTTTTATATCGGGTTCAGTAGTAAGATATTTTAATGAAAGAATTGGTTTCATTTCTGTCAACTCGATTTTGTTTGCATTGCTTATATATCTTTTTATTGAACCAATTTATGCAAGTCTGATTGTCAGCTTTGCTATTGGTATAATTCTATCCATTCTTTTTTATGAATTTGATTTACTGACTACGAGTATTTCATTTATACTCTTTAATTTTTTTCTGCGTGCGGCTGATTTTAGTTTTATTGGAAATGAATCTTTCACGCATTACTGGACTTTAACAATTTTGCTTTCAGCAATTTCAATCATAATTGGTTTTGTCTTTATTCTGACAAAAGATAAATCAGTTGATGTAAATTCTTTAGCTCCAAAGTTTCTTGAAAACATCACTGAGCGACAGCGAATGAAAAAAGAACTGGAGGTAGCACGAATTGTTCAAATGAGTTTTCTTCCTAAAAAAGATCCGGTTTTGAATGGTGTTCAGATTGCCTCGGTTTGTATTCCTGCGTTTGAAGTGGGCGGAGATTATTATGATTTCATTAAATTAAGTGAAAATAAAATCGGTATCATAATAGGCGATGTATCAGGGAAAGGAACTCAGGCAGCATTCTATATGACACTTGCAAAAGGATTTATCAAAGCTATTGCAAAAGAGTCCGATTCGCCGGCGGATATTCTTTCAAAGATGAATGAACTGTTTTATGAAAATGTTGAACGAGGAAGATTCATTAGTATGATTTATGCAATACTTGATTTGGAAAAAAGAGTAATTAAAATTGCAAGAGCCGGACACAATCCGGTGTTGATAAATCATAACTCGGGAAAAATAAATCTGATTACTCCAAAAGGTTTAGCACTTGGACTTGAAAAAGGGATAATCTTTCGTCAGGTTATTTCTGAAGAGATAATTCAACTTGAAAAGGGAAATACTTTTGTTTTTTATACTGACGGATTTACGGAAGCAATTAACAGTAAAGGTGAAGAGTTTGGATTGGATAGAATTCAAAAAATATTAGAACAATATTCTTATGAATCAGCTGAGAAGATTCGGGAAATTTTATTGGCCGAAGTGAAAAAATTTATTGGTAAAACTCATCAATATGATGATATGACAATGGTAATCGTCAAAGTAAATTCATAA
- a CDS encoding tetratricopeptide repeat protein codes for MSSFNLYSQDTTQSLAFKKNRPVKTNPYFYRPDLSYQLLQQFRLLQEANSGDALAQHELGIRLLLGEGMAADTALAVKWIKLAADQNLSAAAYNYGILLMNGWGVDWNPFEAFRYFRIAASKGMPQAQYVTGILFTDNLIVPRSWEKAFYFINLAKENGYAVEQEILDELASKVRPGFIDSVKTGKALAEEKISKDDVTSKSELNSSSQTTVEKSLGLSFINFDALEDTTQHEVKDIELINDLTRTGITNILDTLRLKNAKSINEIIGNDQINILLELCNYGSPEALTLVGKLFEEGIYFKKDIITAAGYYLRAIRYESFRAPFLLYQLTQKNNFNNILQKEVLNQNADAMFVWYGLSRFGYNNELVINETFRVLQSAAGLKHIPSMVELGLNYFTGDYLQKNESAAFQIWKEAEQLGSVEATIRIVVGEILKEQQSDNSKRLVSALINFAEKGSVISQSALGICYLKGIGTNKNEALAVKYFRLAAFRGNRFAYEQLKNLYDEIRPTSTEFIVN; via the coding sequence TTGTCCAGCTTCAATCTATATTCACAAGATACAACACAAAGTCTTGCTTTCAAGAAAAACAGACCTGTAAAAACTAATCCATATTTTTACAGACCTGATTTATCATATCAACTTCTTCAGCAATTCAGATTGTTGCAGGAAGCAAATTCGGGTGATGCTCTAGCACAACACGAGCTTGGTATCCGATTATTACTTGGAGAAGGAATGGCGGCTGACACCGCTCTGGCAGTGAAATGGATTAAATTAGCTGCTGATCAAAATCTTAGCGCAGCAGCATATAATTATGGAATATTACTGATGAATGGTTGGGGTGTTGACTGGAATCCATTTGAAGCTTTCAGATACTTTAGAATTGCTGCTTCTAAAGGAATGCCGCAAGCGCAATATGTGACAGGAATACTTTTCACTGATAATCTTATTGTGCCCCGCAGTTGGGAAAAAGCATTTTATTTCATCAATCTTGCAAAAGAAAATGGCTATGCTGTTGAACAGGAGATTCTGGATGAATTAGCTTCAAAAGTCCGTCCTGGTTTTATTGACTCAGTTAAAACAGGTAAAGCTTTAGCTGAGGAAAAAATATCAAAAGATGATGTTACCTCTAAATCAGAATTAAATTCCTCAAGCCAAACTACCGTTGAAAAATCTTTGGGACTTAGTTTTATAAATTTTGATGCACTCGAAGATACAACTCAGCATGAAGTGAAAGATATAGAACTTATAAATGATCTCACAAGAACTGGTATTACGAATATTCTTGATACGCTAAGATTGAAAAATGCTAAATCAATAAATGAAATTATTGGTAATGATCAAATTAATATTTTATTGGAACTGTGCAATTATGGTTCGCCCGAAGCTCTTACTTTAGTCGGAAAATTGTTCGAAGAAGGCATTTACTTCAAGAAGGACATCATTACAGCAGCCGGATATTATCTAAGAGCAATCAGATATGAATCATTCCGGGCACCATTTCTTTTGTATCAGTTAACACAGAAGAATAATTTCAATAACATTTTACAAAAAGAAGTTTTGAATCAAAATGCTGATGCAATGTTTGTATGGTATGGTTTATCAAGATTTGGTTACAACAACGAATTAGTAATCAACGAAACTTTCAGAGTATTACAATCAGCAGCAGGTCTAAAACACATTCCTTCAATGGTCGAGCTTGGATTGAATTATTTCACAGGAGATTATTTACAAAAAAATGAATCAGCTGCTTTTCAGATTTGGAAAGAAGCTGAGCAACTTGGAAGTGTTGAAGCAACAATTAGGATTGTAGTAGGTGAAATATTAAAAGAGCAACAAAGTGATAACAGTAAGCGATTAGTCTCAGCTTTAATTAATTTTGCAGAGAAAGGTTCTGTTATTTCGCAGTCTGCTCTTGGTATTTGTTATTTGAAAGGAATTGGAACAAATAAAAATGAAGCTCTGGCTGTTAAATATTTTCGATTAGCTGCATTCCGCGGAAACCGATTTGCATATGAACAATTAAAAAATCTTTATGATGAAATCAGACCAACTTCAACTGAATTTATTGTGAACTAA
- a CDS encoding methionine aminotransferase: MIESKLKNIGTSIFAVMTKLANEKNALNLSQGFPDFDISPILMELVNHFMKDGRNQYAPMPGVPELRKMISYKIDKLNNCKYDFESEITITAGATQALYTAISVLINPGDEAIIFEPAYDSYAPSVIANGGKPVFISLRLPDFSIPWDEVITSINPKTKLIIINSPHNPTGAIINQGDIKELERIVRDKNIFIISDEVYEHIVFDGNKHISICESEILRNKSFVISSFGKTFHTTGWKIGYCAAPKILTEEFRKLHQFIVFAVNTPIQYAYAEFLKDEKNYLDVNSFYQKKRDFFLELIKDSKFKPLHSKGTYFQLLDYTQISDKDDFNFSLELIDKIGVAVIPLSPFYSQKNNNKLVRICFAKKDEVLYEASQRMKKL; the protein is encoded by the coding sequence TTGATTGAATCGAAATTAAAAAACATTGGAACGAGCATTTTTGCTGTAATGACAAAACTTGCAAACGAGAAAAATGCTTTAAACCTTTCGCAGGGATTTCCTGATTTTGACATCTCGCCAATATTAATGGAGCTGGTAAATCACTTTATGAAAGATGGCAGAAATCAATATGCTCCAATGCCAGGTGTTCCTGAACTCAGAAAAATGATCTCATATAAAATTGATAAACTAAACAATTGTAAATATGATTTTGAAAGTGAGATTACAATCACTGCAGGAGCTACTCAAGCTCTGTACACAGCAATTTCAGTTTTAATAAATCCGGGTGATGAGGCAATTATCTTTGAACCAGCTTATGACAGTTACGCACCTTCTGTAATTGCAAATGGTGGGAAACCAGTTTTTATCTCATTACGACTTCCTGATTTTTCAATTCCGTGGGACGAAGTTATCACTTCAATCAATCCGAAGACAAAACTTATCATCATTAATTCACCACATAATCCAACAGGAGCAATAATCAATCAGGGTGATATCAAAGAATTAGAAAGAATTGTCAGGGATAAAAATATTTTTATAATCAGTGATGAAGTTTATGAACACATTGTATTCGATGGAAACAAACATATTTCAATATGTGAATCAGAAATTCTGAGAAACAAAAGTTTTGTGATTTCTTCCTTCGGAAAAACTTTTCACACCACAGGTTGGAAAATCGGTTATTGTGCTGCTCCAAAAATTTTAACAGAGGAATTCAGAAAACTTCATCAGTTTATCGTGTTCGCAGTCAACACACCAATTCAATATGCTTATGCTGAATTTCTGAAAGATGAGAAAAATTATCTCGATGTAAATTCATTCTATCAAAAGAAAAGAGATTTCTTTTTGGAATTGATTAAGGATTCCAAATTTAAACCTTTACATTCGAAAGGTACTTATTTCCAGCTATTAGATTATACTCAGATTTCAGATAAGGATGATTTTAATTTTTCACTTGAATTGATTGATAAAATCGGTGTTGCTGTTATTCCACTTTCACCATTTTACTCTCAAAAAAACAATAATAAACTTGTCAGAATTTGTTTCGCAAAAAAAGATGAGGTGCTTTATGAAGCATCTCAAAGAATGAAAAAGTTATGA